Part of the Sulfurimonas denitrificans DSM 1251 genome is shown below.
TGAAGAGAAATTTGGTGTATCTGCACAGCCTGTAGCTGTTGCTGGTGGTGCTGTTGCTGCAGTTGCTGTTGAAGAGCAAACAGAATTTAATGTTATCATCACTGATGCTGGCGATAAAAAAATCAACGTAATTAAAGTTGTTCGTGCATTAACTGGTCTTGGATTAAAAGAGGCTAAAGATGCAACTGAGAATGTACCTTCAACAATAAAAGAGGGTGTAGATAAAGAGACTGCTATGAATGCTAAAAAAGAGCTTGAAGAAGCTGGCGCAAAAGTAGAAGTTAAATAATTTTACTACCTACTCGCAACACAGGAGAAGACATTTTTCCTGATAGTTGCGA
Proteins encoded:
- the rplL gene encoding 50S ribosomal protein L7/L12, with product MAITKQDVLEFISGLSVLELSELVKEFEEKFGVSAQPVAVAGGAVAAVAVEEQTEFNVIITDAGDKKINVIKVVRALTGLGLKEAKDATENVPSTIKEGVDKETAMNAKKELEEAGAKVEVK